A single region of the Sciurus carolinensis chromosome 14, mSciCar1.2, whole genome shotgun sequence genome encodes:
- the Ranbp6 gene encoding ran-binding protein 6 isoform X2, which translates to MAAAGSAGVPATVSEKQEFYQLLKNLINPSCMVRRQAEEIYENIPGLCKTTFLLDAVRNRRAGYEDPHPRVRAAACTTLGQMATDFAPSFQKKFHETVIAALLRTMENQGNQRVQSHAASALIIFIEDCPKSLLVLYLDSMVKNLHSILVIKLQELIRNGTKLALEQLVTTIASVADTIEEKFIPYYDIFMPSLKHIVELAVQKELKLLRGKTIECISHVGLAVGKEKFMEDASNVMQLLLKTQSDLNNMEDDDPQTSYMVSAWARMCKILGKDFQQYLPLVIEPLIKTASAKPDVALLDTQDVENMSDDDGWQFVNLGDQQSFGIKTSGLEAKATACQMLVYYAKELREGFVEYTEQVVKLMVPLLKFYFHDNVRVAAAESMPFLLECSRIRGPEYLSQMWQFICDPLIKAIGTEPDTDVLSEIMNSFAKSIEVMGDGCLNDEHLEELGGILKAKLEGHFKNQELRQVKRQEENYDQQVEMSLQDEDECDVYILTKVSDILHSLFSTYKEKILPWFEQLLPLIVNLICSSRPWPDRQWGLCIFDDIIEHCSPTSFKYVEYFRWPMLLNMRDNNPEVRQAAAYGLGVMAQFGGDDYRSLCSEAVPLLVKVIKCANSKTKKNVIATENCISAIGKILKFKPNCVNVDEVLPHWLSWLPLHEDKEEAIQTLSFLCDLIESNHPVVIGPNNSNLPKIISIIAEGKINETINYEDPCAKRLANVVRQVQTSEELWLECISQLDDEQQEALQELLNFA; encoded by the exons ATGGCGGCTGCCGGGTCTGCAGGGGTGCCGGCGACCGTGTCGGAAAAGCAAGAGTTCTACCAGCTTCTGAAGAACTTGATCAATCCAAGCTGTATGGTGCGGAGGCAAGCAGAGGAAATCTATGAAAATATCCCAGGTCTGTGTAAGACTACATTCCTCTTAGATGCCGTCAGAAATAGAAGAGCAGGTTATGAG gATCCTCATCCAAGGGTGAGGGCTGCAGCCTGTACTACACTTGGACAGATGGCTACAGATTTTGCACCTAGTTTCCAAAAGAAATTCCATGAAACAGTGATTGCAGCTTTGTTGCGTACCATGGAAAATCAAGGTAATCAGCGTGTACAATCTCATGCAGCTTCtgctcttattatttttattgaagacTGCCCCAAATCATTGCTAGTTCTCTATTTGGATAGTATGGTGAAAAATCTACATTCCATCTTGGTGATTAAACTTCAAGAGTTGATTCGGAATGGAACTAAGTTGGCTTTGGAACAGCTTGTGACAACCATTGCCTCAGTTGCAGatacaatagaagaaaaattcattccatattATGATATATTTATGCCCTCATTAAAGCATATTGTTGAACTTGCTGTTCAGAAGGAACTCAAGCTCCTGAGAGGAAAAACTATTGAGTGCATTAGCCACGTTGGTCTTGCTGttggaaaggaaaaatttatGGAAGATGCATCAAATGTGATGCAGCTATTGCTGAAGACACAATCAGACTTGAATAATATGGAAGATGATGACCCTCAGACCTCTTACATGGTTTCAGCTTGGGCTAGAATGTGTAAAATTCTTGGAAAAGATTTCCAACAGTACCTTCCACTAGTTATTGAGCCTCTTATTAAGACTGCTTCAGCTAAACCTGATGTCGCTCTCTTAGACACACAAGATGTGGAGAATATGAGTGATGATGATGGATGGCAATTTGTAAATCTTGGAGACCAGCAAAGTTTTGGAATTAAAACTTCAGGACTTGAAGCAAAAGCAACTGCTTGCCAGATGTTGGTTTACTATGCTAAGGAGTTAAGAGAAGGATTTGTGGAATATACGGAACAAGTTGTGAAATTAATGGTTCCcttactgaaattttatttccatgacAATGTTCGAGTGGCAGCTGCAGAGTCCATGCCATTTCTTCTGGAATGTTCAAGAATTCGTGGCCCAGAGTATCTTTCTCAGATGTGGCAGTTCATATGTGACCCCTTAATTAAGGCTATAGGAACTGAACCAGATACTGATGTACTCTCAGAAATAATGAATTCTTTTGCAAAGTCCATTGAGGTAATGGGAGATGGTTGCCTTAATGATGAACATTTGGAAGAATTGGGAGGAATACTGAAAGCAAAACttgaaggacattttaaaaaccaagaattaCGACAGGttaaaagacaagaagaaaactaTGATCAACAGGTTGAGATGTCTCTGCAAGATGAGGATGAATGTGATGTTTATATTCTGACCAAAGTATCAGATATTTTGCACTCATTATTTAGTACTTATAAGGAAAAGATTTTACCATGGTTTGAACAGCTGCTTCCCTTAATTGTAAATCTAATATGTTCAAGTAGACCATGGCCAGACAGACAGTGGGGATTATGCATATTTGATGATATCATAGAGCACTGCAGCCCAACCTCATTTAAATATGTGGAATATTTTCGGTGGCCAATGCTACTAAATATGCGAGATAACAACCCTGAAGTCAGGCAAGCTGCTGCTTATGGTCTGGGTGTTATGGCACAGTTTGGTGGAGATGATTATCGTTCTTTATGTTCAGAAGCCGTTCCACTCCTGGTAAAAGTTATTAAGTGTGCAaattccaaaaccaaaaaaaatgtcATTGCTACAGAGAACTGTATCTCAGCAATAGGGAAGATTTTGAAGTTTAAGCCTAACTGTGTAAATGTAGATGAAGTTCTTCCACATTGGTTATCATGGCTTCCACTGCATGAAGATAAAGAGGAAGCTATTCAGACTTTGAGTTTTCTTTGTGACTTAATTGAAAGTAACCACCCAGTTGTAATTGGTCCAAATAATTCTAATCTCCCCAAAATAATCAGTATAATTGctgaaggaaaaattaatgaGACTATTAACTATGAAGATCCTTGTGCCAAACGCTTGGCTAATGTTGTTCGTCAGGTACAAACATCTGAAGAATTATGGTTGGAATGTATATCCCAACTTGATGATGAACAGCAGGAAGCCTTACAGGAATTGCTAAATTTTGCTTGA
- the Ranbp6 gene encoding ran-binding protein 6 isoform X3: MAAAGSAGVPATVSEKQEFYQLLKNLINPSCMVRRQAEEIYENIPGSSSKGEGCSLYYTWTDGYRFCT, from the exons ATGGCGGCTGCCGGGTCTGCAGGGGTGCCGGCGACCGTGTCGGAAAAGCAAGAGTTCTACCAGCTTCTGAAGAACTTGATCAATCCAAGCTGTATGGTGCGGAGGCAAGCAGAGGAAATCTATGAAAATATCCCAG gATCCTCATCCAAGGGTGAGGGCTGCAGCCTGTACTACACTTGGACAGATGGCTACAGATTTTGCACCTAG
- the Ranbp6 gene encoding ran-binding protein 6 isoform X1, whose product MAAAGSAGVPATVSEKQEFYQLLKNLINPSCMVRRQAEEIYENIPGLCKTTFLLDAVRNRRAGYEVRQMAAALLRRLLSSGFEEVYPNLPSDVQRDVKIELILAVKLETHASMRKKLCDIFAVLARNLIDEDGTNHWPEGQKFLIDSIYSKNVVLWEVALHVFWHFPGIFGNQDRHDLDIIKRLLDQCIQDQEHPAIRTLSARAAAAFVLANENNIALFKDFADLLPGILQAVNDSCYQDDDSVLESLVEIADTVPKYLGPYLEDTLQLSLKLCGDSRLSNLQRQLALEVIVTLSETATPMLKKHTNIIAQAVPHILAMMVDLQDDEDWVNADEMEEDDFDSNAVAAESALDRLACGLGGKVVLPMTKEHIMQMLQSPDWKYRHAGLMALSAIGEGCHQQMEPILDETVNSVLLFLQDPHPRVRAAACTTLGQMATDFAPSFQKKFHETVIAALLRTMENQGNQRVQSHAASALIIFIEDCPKSLLVLYLDSMVKNLHSILVIKLQELIRNGTKLALEQLVTTIASVADTIEEKFIPYYDIFMPSLKHIVELAVQKELKLLRGKTIECISHVGLAVGKEKFMEDASNVMQLLLKTQSDLNNMEDDDPQTSYMVSAWARMCKILGKDFQQYLPLVIEPLIKTASAKPDVALLDTQDVENMSDDDGWQFVNLGDQQSFGIKTSGLEAKATACQMLVYYAKELREGFVEYTEQVVKLMVPLLKFYFHDNVRVAAAESMPFLLECSRIRGPEYLSQMWQFICDPLIKAIGTEPDTDVLSEIMNSFAKSIEVMGDGCLNDEHLEELGGILKAKLEGHFKNQELRQVKRQEENYDQQVEMSLQDEDECDVYILTKVSDILHSLFSTYKEKILPWFEQLLPLIVNLICSSRPWPDRQWGLCIFDDIIEHCSPTSFKYVEYFRWPMLLNMRDNNPEVRQAAAYGLGVMAQFGGDDYRSLCSEAVPLLVKVIKCANSKTKKNVIATENCISAIGKILKFKPNCVNVDEVLPHWLSWLPLHEDKEEAIQTLSFLCDLIESNHPVVIGPNNSNLPKIISIIAEGKINETINYEDPCAKRLANVVRQVQTSEELWLECISQLDDEQQEALQELLNFA is encoded by the coding sequence ATGGCGGCTGCCGGGTCTGCAGGGGTGCCGGCGACCGTGTCGGAAAAGCAAGAGTTCTACCAGCTTCTGAAGAACTTGATCAATCCAAGCTGTATGGTGCGGAGGCAAGCAGAGGAAATCTATGAAAATATCCCAGGTCTGTGTAAGACTACATTCCTCTTAGATGCCGTCAGAAATAGAAGAGCAGGTTATGAGGTGAGACAAATGGCTGCCGCACTGCTACGCCGGCTTTTGTCCTCTGGGTTTGAGGAGGTCTACCCAAATCTGCCTTCTGATGTTCAGAGGGATGTCAAGATTGAACTGATACTGGCTGTTAAGTTAGAAACACATGCTAGCATGAGGAAAAAGCTCTGTgatatttttgcggtgctggccAGGAATTTGATAGATGAGGATGGCACTAACCATTGGCCAGAAGGTCAGAAGTTCCTTATTGATTCGATCTACTCTAAAAATGTGGTTCTATGGGAAGTTGCACTTCATGTCTTCTGGCACTTTCCTGGAATTTTTGGGAACCAAGATCGGCACGATTTGGATATCATCAAAAGGTTGTTGGACCAGTGTATTCAAGATCAAGAACATCCAGCAATCAGGACATTATCTGCTAGAGCTGCAGCTGCATTTGTACTTGCCAATGAGAATAATATTGCTCTTTTCAAAGATTTTGCAGACTTGCTTCCTGGAATCTTACAAGCTGTCAATGATTCTTGTTACCAGGATGATGACTCAGTGCTAGAATCCCTTGTTGAGATTGCTGATACCGTACCTAAGTACTTGGGTCCTTATTTAGAAGATACTCTACAGTTGAGCCTGAAGTTATGTGGCGATTCTAGACTTAGTAATCTGCAACGCCAGCTGGCCCTTGAAGTAATAGTGACCTTGTCTGAAACTGCAACTCCTATGctgaaaaaacatacaaatattatTGCACAGGCAGTTCCTCATATATTAGCAATGATGGTTGATCTACAGGATGATGAGGACTGGGTAAATGCtgatgaaatggaagaagatgATTTTGACAGCAATGCAGTTGCTGCTGAGAGTGCTCTAGACAGACTGGCTTGTGGGCTTGGTGGAAAAGTTGTTTTACCAATGACCAAGGAGCATATTATGCAAATGCTTCAGAGCCCTGACTGGAAATATCGACATGCTGGATTAATGGCCTTATCGGCCATTGGAGAAGGTTGCCACCAGCAAATGGAACCAATTCTAGATGAAACAGTTAactctgttttgctttttcttcaggATCCTCATCCAAGGGTGAGGGCTGCAGCCTGTACTACACTTGGACAGATGGCTACAGATTTTGCACCTAGTTTCCAAAAGAAATTCCATGAAACAGTGATTGCAGCTTTGTTGCGTACCATGGAAAATCAAGGTAATCAGCGTGTACAATCTCATGCAGCTTCtgctcttattatttttattgaagacTGCCCCAAATCATTGCTAGTTCTCTATTTGGATAGTATGGTGAAAAATCTACATTCCATCTTGGTGATTAAACTTCAAGAGTTGATTCGGAATGGAACTAAGTTGGCTTTGGAACAGCTTGTGACAACCATTGCCTCAGTTGCAGatacaatagaagaaaaattcattccatattATGATATATTTATGCCCTCATTAAAGCATATTGTTGAACTTGCTGTTCAGAAGGAACTCAAGCTCCTGAGAGGAAAAACTATTGAGTGCATTAGCCACGTTGGTCTTGCTGttggaaaggaaaaatttatGGAAGATGCATCAAATGTGATGCAGCTATTGCTGAAGACACAATCAGACTTGAATAATATGGAAGATGATGACCCTCAGACCTCTTACATGGTTTCAGCTTGGGCTAGAATGTGTAAAATTCTTGGAAAAGATTTCCAACAGTACCTTCCACTAGTTATTGAGCCTCTTATTAAGACTGCTTCAGCTAAACCTGATGTCGCTCTCTTAGACACACAAGATGTGGAGAATATGAGTGATGATGATGGATGGCAATTTGTAAATCTTGGAGACCAGCAAAGTTTTGGAATTAAAACTTCAGGACTTGAAGCAAAAGCAACTGCTTGCCAGATGTTGGTTTACTATGCTAAGGAGTTAAGAGAAGGATTTGTGGAATATACGGAACAAGTTGTGAAATTAATGGTTCCcttactgaaattttatttccatgacAATGTTCGAGTGGCAGCTGCAGAGTCCATGCCATTTCTTCTGGAATGTTCAAGAATTCGTGGCCCAGAGTATCTTTCTCAGATGTGGCAGTTCATATGTGACCCCTTAATTAAGGCTATAGGAACTGAACCAGATACTGATGTACTCTCAGAAATAATGAATTCTTTTGCAAAGTCCATTGAGGTAATGGGAGATGGTTGCCTTAATGATGAACATTTGGAAGAATTGGGAGGAATACTGAAAGCAAAACttgaaggacattttaaaaaccaagaattaCGACAGGttaaaagacaagaagaaaactaTGATCAACAGGTTGAGATGTCTCTGCAAGATGAGGATGAATGTGATGTTTATATTCTGACCAAAGTATCAGATATTTTGCACTCATTATTTAGTACTTATAAGGAAAAGATTTTACCATGGTTTGAACAGCTGCTTCCCTTAATTGTAAATCTAATATGTTCAAGTAGACCATGGCCAGACAGACAGTGGGGATTATGCATATTTGATGATATCATAGAGCACTGCAGCCCAACCTCATTTAAATATGTGGAATATTTTCGGTGGCCAATGCTACTAAATATGCGAGATAACAACCCTGAAGTCAGGCAAGCTGCTGCTTATGGTCTGGGTGTTATGGCACAGTTTGGTGGAGATGATTATCGTTCTTTATGTTCAGAAGCCGTTCCACTCCTGGTAAAAGTTATTAAGTGTGCAaattccaaaaccaaaaaaaatgtcATTGCTACAGAGAACTGTATCTCAGCAATAGGGAAGATTTTGAAGTTTAAGCCTAACTGTGTAAATGTAGATGAAGTTCTTCCACATTGGTTATCATGGCTTCCACTGCATGAAGATAAAGAGGAAGCTATTCAGACTTTGAGTTTTCTTTGTGACTTAATTGAAAGTAACCACCCAGTTGTAATTGGTCCAAATAATTCTAATCTCCCCAAAATAATCAGTATAATTGctgaaggaaaaattaatgaGACTATTAACTATGAAGATCCTTGTGCCAAACGCTTGGCTAATGTTGTTCGTCAGGTACAAACATCTGAAGAATTATGGTTGGAATGTATATCCCAACTTGATGATGAACAGCAGGAAGCCTTACAGGAATTGCTAAATTTTGCTTGA